One Myotis daubentonii chromosome 12, mMyoDau2.1, whole genome shotgun sequence genomic region harbors:
- the LOC132213757 gene encoding S-phase kinase-associated protein 1-like, with amino-acid sequence MPPIKLKSSDGEIFEVDVEIAKQSVTIKTMLEDLGMDDEGDDDPVPLPNVNAATLKKVIPWCTHHKDDPPPPEDDENKEKRTDDIPVWDQEFLKVDQGILFELILAANYLDIKGLLDVTCKTVANMIKGKTPGEIRKTFRIKNDFTEEEESQVLKENQWCEEK; translated from the coding sequence ATGCCTCCAATTAAATTGAAGAGTTCTGATGGAGAGATATTTGAAGTTGATGTTGAAATTGCCAAACAATCTGTGACTATCAAGACCATGTTAGAAGATTTGGGAATGGATGATGAAGGCGATGATGACCCAGTTCCTCTACCAAATGTTAATGCAGCAACATTAAAAAAGGTCATTCCGTGGTGCACCCACCACAAGGATGACCCTCCACCACCTGAGGATGATGAGAACAAAGAGAAGCGAACAGATGATATTCCTGTTTGGGACCAAGAATTCCTCAAAGTTGACCAAGGAATACTCTTTGAACTAATTCTGGCTGCAAACTATTTAGACATCAAAGGTTTGCTTGATGTTACATGCAAGACTGTTGCCAATATGATCAAGGGGAAAACCCCTGGAGAGATTCGCAAGACTTTCCGTATAAAAAATGACTTTACTGAAGAAGAGGAATCCCAGGTGCTCAAAGAGAACCAGTGGTGTGAAGAGAAGTGA